In Natator depressus isolate rNatDep1 chromosome 17, rNatDep2.hap1, whole genome shotgun sequence, one genomic interval encodes:
- the VTN gene encoding vitronectin isoform X1 has protein sequence MRLLVPALMLGLVCGAFAAEESCVGHCEDGFNAQRKCQCDALCVYYGSCCSDYASTCKLKVTRGDMFAFPEDDYMDYSTSATLGETAEVLDTGTEPPSTSPDPLAAAAGGSVTVPGSGAPLLVPTGLEELEQVQQQEEEEEELCSGKPFDAFTDLKNGSLYAFRGKYVYELDEKSVRPGYPKLIRDVWGIEGPIDAAFTRINCQGKTYIFQGSQYWRFDDGALDPDYPRNISDGFQDIPDDIDAAFALPAHSYHGQERVYFFKGKHYWAYDFAKQPSRQDCEVSSPSLVFDHYTLMQGDSWEDFFQQLFGGSMRSGASGPRYISRDWRGVPNHLDAAMAGRIYVSLRASSWAQRRKSRRHRKRYRSRRPAAHAVWDWLQDESDSLDMDFDWLPGGSRCQPIQSVYFFVADKYYRLNLRSKRVDFVRPRYPRPIARYWLGCP, from the exons ATGAGGCTGCTggtcccagctctgatgctgggTTTGGTCTGCGGGGCTTTTGCAGCTGAAG AGTCTTGTGTGGGCCACTGCGAGGATGGTTTCAATGCCCAGAGGAAGTGCCAGTGCGACGCCCTCTGCGTGTACTatgggagctgctgcagtgaCTACGCCAGCACCTGCAAGCTGAAAG TGACCCGCGGGGACATGTTTGCGTTCCCCGAGGACGACTACATGGACTACAGCACCAGTGCTACCTTGGGTGAAACCGCAGAGGTCCTCGACACAGGGACTGAGCCCCCAAGCACATCTCCAGACCCACTCGCTGCTGCCGCTGGCGGTTCGGTCACGGTGCCAGGCAGTGGTGCCCCCCTGCTGGTGCCCACTGGGCTGGAAGAGCTGGAGCaggtgcagcagcaggaggaggaggaggaggagctgtgcAGCGGGAAGCCCTTTGATGCGTTCACGGACCTGAAGAACGGTTCTCTCTACGCGTTCCGAG GGAAATACGTCTATGAACTGGACGAGAAAAGCGTGAGGCCCGGCTACCCCAAGCTCATCCGCGATGTCTGGGGCATCGAGGGGCCCATCGATGCCGCCTTCACACGCATTAACTGTCAGGGCAAGACCTACATTTTCCAG GGCAGTCAGTACTGGCGCTTCGATGATGGTGCCCTGGACCCCGACTACCCCCGCAATATCTCCGACGGCTTCCAGGACATCCCTGATGACATCGACGCAGCCTTCGCCCTCCCTGCGCACAGCTACCATGGCCAGGAGAGGGTCTATTTCTTTAAAG GCAAGCATTACTGGGCATATGACTTTGCCAAACAGCCCAGCCGGCAGGACTGCGAGGTGTCCTCCCCGTCACTGGTGTTCGACCACTACACACTCATGCAGGGCGACAGCTGGGAGGACTTCTTCCAACAGCTCTTTGGGGGCTCCATGCGCA GTGGGGCCAGTGGACCACGGTACATCAGCAGAGACTGGAGGGGGGTGCCAAACCACCTGGATGCTGCCATGGCCGGCAGGATCTACGTCTCCTTGAGGGCTAGCAGCTGGGCTCAAAGGAGGAAATCCCGCCGACACCGCAAGAGGTACAGGAGCCGGCGGCCGGCAGCTCACGCCGTCTGGGACTGGCTGCAGGATGAGTCCGACTCCTTGGACATGGACTTTGACTGGCTGCCAGGGGGCTCCCGGTGCCAGCCCATCCAGAGCGTCTACTTCTTCGTGGCAG ACAAGTACTATCGCCTCAACCTGCGCAGCAAGCGTGTCGACTTCGTGCGCCCTCGCTACCCACGCCCCATCGCTCGGTACTGGCTGGGCTGCCCCTGA
- the VTN gene encoding vitronectin isoform X2, whose translation MRLLVPALMLGLVCGAFAAEESCVGHCEDGFNAQRKCQCDALCVYYGSCCSDYASTCKLKGKYVYELDEKSVRPGYPKLIRDVWGIEGPIDAAFTRINCQGKTYIFQGSQYWRFDDGALDPDYPRNISDGFQDIPDDIDAAFALPAHSYHGQERVYFFKGKHYWAYDFAKQPSRQDCEVSSPSLVFDHYTLMQGDSWEDFFQQLFGGSMRSGASGPRYISRDWRGVPNHLDAAMAGRIYVSLRASSWAQRRKSRRHRKRYRSRRPAAHAVWDWLQDESDSLDMDFDWLPGGSRCQPIQSVYFFVADKYYRLNLRSKRVDFVRPRYPRPIARYWLGCP comes from the exons ATGAGGCTGCTggtcccagctctgatgctgggTTTGGTCTGCGGGGCTTTTGCAGCTGAAG AGTCTTGTGTGGGCCACTGCGAGGATGGTTTCAATGCCCAGAGGAAGTGCCAGTGCGACGCCCTCTGCGTGTACTatgggagctgctgcagtgaCTACGCCAGCACCTGCAAGCTGAAAG GGAAATACGTCTATGAACTGGACGAGAAAAGCGTGAGGCCCGGCTACCCCAAGCTCATCCGCGATGTCTGGGGCATCGAGGGGCCCATCGATGCCGCCTTCACACGCATTAACTGTCAGGGCAAGACCTACATTTTCCAG GGCAGTCAGTACTGGCGCTTCGATGATGGTGCCCTGGACCCCGACTACCCCCGCAATATCTCCGACGGCTTCCAGGACATCCCTGATGACATCGACGCAGCCTTCGCCCTCCCTGCGCACAGCTACCATGGCCAGGAGAGGGTCTATTTCTTTAAAG GCAAGCATTACTGGGCATATGACTTTGCCAAACAGCCCAGCCGGCAGGACTGCGAGGTGTCCTCCCCGTCACTGGTGTTCGACCACTACACACTCATGCAGGGCGACAGCTGGGAGGACTTCTTCCAACAGCTCTTTGGGGGCTCCATGCGCA GTGGGGCCAGTGGACCACGGTACATCAGCAGAGACTGGAGGGGGGTGCCAAACCACCTGGATGCTGCCATGGCCGGCAGGATCTACGTCTCCTTGAGGGCTAGCAGCTGGGCTCAAAGGAGGAAATCCCGCCGACACCGCAAGAGGTACAGGAGCCGGCGGCCGGCAGCTCACGCCGTCTGGGACTGGCTGCAGGATGAGTCCGACTCCTTGGACATGGACTTTGACTGGCTGCCAGGGGGCTCCCGGTGCCAGCCCATCCAGAGCGTCTACTTCTTCGTGGCAG ACAAGTACTATCGCCTCAACCTGCGCAGCAAGCGTGTCGACTTCGTGCGCCCTCGCTACCCACGCCCCATCGCTCGGTACTGGCTGGGCTGCCCCTGA